Proteins from a single region of Nomia melanderi isolate GNS246 chromosome 11, iyNomMela1, whole genome shotgun sequence:
- the LOC116427731 gene encoding uncharacterized protein LOC116427731, with product MADVGLSLDDIIKKSKSSGMRTKGGGIRRRINRGARTNGSIRGHGSQVITDARFKIIQKNREKLTDARDKLAEIAKQSDARLKLDKIRASQLKKVETQLPGISRKTGRNGRLSLSTNKMPPMLPHPMPPNIPNNYMPPPTRAVGYRPPPLAEPHYIGDISMDYNDDYLMEAAPLRRTVNNEYAPTPPPPPPVFSIKPASPYTWVKPASNNVSRIVPSRKPEVDRERERVRDYKVIARSSMTKAVSPTYKDDWSFGTKSRTILAEEPMEPKYYDSRSHRDMGVKSRLDSVPSKSRTMGVLSRPKTTTSSSQSTGYRIVVSNLQANVTQEDIKELFEDVGELLVSRLVRPGTAEVIYKTLKDATKAVETYHNRQLDGHPMKCLLVNPRPKNNPTGPAVRSITESRRSVSSSYVQPSLGAVHRALFDDS from the exons atgatataattaaaaaatcgaaGTCGTCAGGAATGAGAACCAAAGGTGGAGG TATTAGAAGGAGAATTAATAGAGGTGCACGTACTAATGGTTCTATAAGGGGACATGGCTCACAAGTAATTACAGATGCTcgatttaaaattatacaaaagaatCGAGAAAAATTAACAGATGCAAGAGACAAATTAGCAGAAATCGCAAAGCAAAGTGATGCTAGATTAAAGTTAGATAAAATACGTGCATCGCAATTGAAAAAAGTAGAAACACAATTGCCTGGAATTTCTCGGAAGACAGGACGCAATGGAAGATTATCATTATCAACTAATAAAATGCCTCCAATGCTGCCACATCCCATGCCACCGAATATTCCGAACAATTATATGCCACCACCAACAAGAGCAGTGGGTTACAGACCTCCTCCACTCGCAGAACCACATTACATTGGAGACATCAGCATGGATTATAATGATG aCTATTTAATGGAAGCAGCACCTTTGAGAAGAACTGTGAACAATGAATATGCTCCTACACCGCCTCCCCCGCCTCCTGTGTTCAGTATTAAGCCTGCATCTCCGTACACATGGGTAAAGCCAGCAAGCAATAACGTTTCAAGAATCGTACCTTCTAGAAAGCCTGAAGTTGATAGAGAACGTGAAAGAGTCAGAGACTATAAAGTTATTGCACGTTCTTCAATG ACAAAAGCTGTTTCTCCTACATATAAAGATGACTGGAGTTTTGGGACAAAATCACg TACTATATTAGCGGAAGAGCCAATGGAGCCGAAGTATTACGATTCAAGAAGTCACAGAGATATGGGAGTAAAATCAAGATTAGATTCAGTTCCAAGTAAATCGCGCACTATGGGTGTTTTATCTCGACCCAAAACTACTACTAGTTCATCACAATCTACTGGTTATAGAATTGTAGTGTCAAATTTACAAGCAAATGTTACACAAGAAGATATTAAG gaATTATTCGAGGATGTAGGAGAATTATTAGTATCGAGATTAGTACGACCAGGCACTGCAGaggtaatttataaaacattaaaggATGCCACTAAAGCTGTTGAAACTTATCACAATAGACAGTTGGATGGACATCCCATGAAGTGTCTTTTAGTGAATCCACGACCAAAAAATAATCCAACAGGACCTGCTGTTAGATCTATTACAGA ATCCAGAAGGAGTGTTAGTTCAAGTTACGTACAACCAAGTTTAGGAGCAGTGCATCGTGCATTGTTCGATGATTCTTAA
- the centrocortin gene encoding cerebellar degeneration-related protein 2-like isoform X8, whose protein sequence is MKKQTAALREVNDSRLKIYEQLEVSIQDLERANHRLVIENTSDKKLIKSQCLTIETLEARCEELQKKIDEMNEQHESLLRQKNSSPSTNSAQTQTALWKASVTPGSSIQQNATAPEEEMTDLLRQLQEARSQRAREQKKAADIGQQLASLIQENNALEEQLNIWRTKAQDVKNLQEEINALEEVRRGQLCGRCLRGMEIKTHDEISVMLDLEEYDDISMAESLMNDSQRDTESLTQDLNQDCSGSNDSKNPYKILEEKYQALLKVQRRSTPRRKDCVPHMSLQEELEMSGEFSNFQNPTTEVELQQESTKSVGGNATRAKTEICGKKLFSATPTDFSEAETSSSGFLDETSNKMTQTEGRPGSFLCSIADGEDCKFSIYDDNSPFESRFRKTPECRQIFREIYTVVKRTAEAKDEAEKLLPPVDESAITAVPQPPSSISAHEDLPSETTDDNQSVVSSAVASVVSEPPYRIKTPISMNGTHERQSNESNRHEHHKHGKGEGKKYGYHLDYLSTSVRVVKKTSRKHSNTRRLSHNDTPSTPDVIPTTNPKIVNAKSNSSGKKKFRPFNALEQIGNACNEFSYASRTKESPHTGRRTNIYTRNNNDQHNHTFEYRDYKPSTASEDVARLKRLEMSYAEVLRLPNKSKVSNRRN, encoded by the exons TCAATGCTTAACAATCGAAACTCTGGAAGCCCGATGCGAGGAACTACAAAAGAAAATCGACGAGATGAACGAGCAACATGAAAGTCTGCTCCGTCAGAAGAACTCAAGTCCATCGACGAACTCAGCGCAAACACAGACTGCTCTGTGGAAAGCATCGGTCACGCCGGGTAGCAGCATACAACAG aacGCTACTGCACCTGAAGAAGAAATGACCGATTTGCTGAGACAATTACAAGAAGCTCGGAGTCAAAGAGCGAGGGAACAAAAGAAAGCAGCGGACATTGGTCAACAATTAGCATCTTTGATTCAAGAGAATAATGCACTGGAAGAACAACTAAACATTTGGCGCACTAAAGCGCAAGACGTAAAAAATCTGCAAGAGGAAATAAATGCGCTCGAAGAAGTGAG GCGAGGGCAATTATGTGGACGATGTTTGCGGGGAATGGAGATAAAAACACACGACGAAATTTCTGTAATGTTGGATCTAGAGGAATACGACGACATTAGTATGGCGGAATCGCTAATGAACGACAGTCAACGTGATACCGAGTCATTAACGCAG GACTTGAACCAAGACTGCAGCGGTTCAAACGATTCAAAGAATCCTTATAAAATCCTCGAGGAGAAGTATCAAGCCCTATTAAAAGTCCAAAGACGTTCTACGCCGCGGCGGAAGGACTGCGTGCCGCACATGTCCTTACAGGAAGAGCTCGAGATGTCGGGCGAGTTCAGCAATTTCCAGAATCCGACGACAGAAGTAGAACTGCAGCAAGAGTCAACGAAATCCGTCGGTGGAAATGCTACACGTGCCAAAACGGAGATTTGCGGGAAAAAACTGTTCTCCGCCACTCCAACGGATTTCTCGGAGGCGGAAACTTCGTCCTCCGGTTTCCTGGACGAAACTAGTAACAAAATGACGCAAACCGAAGGTAGACCCGGTTCATTTCTTTGCTCCATCGCTGATGGCGAAGACTGCAAATTTAGCATTTACGATGACAATAGTCCGTTCGAAAGTAGATTCCGGAAGACACCGGAATGCAGAcaaatatttagggaaatatACACTGTCGTCAAACGAACGGCGGAAGCGAAGGACGAAGCCGAGAAGCTCCTACCACCTGTGGACGAATCTGCGATCACGGCTGTCCCGCAGCCACCGTCTTCGATATCAGCGCACGAGGACCTACCTAGCGAGACCACAGACGACAATCAGAGCGTTGTTTCTTCCGCGGTAGCTTCTGTTGTGTCCGAGCCGCCGTACAGAATAAAGACACCGATCTCGATGAACGGGACGCACGAACGACAGAGCAACGAGTCCAATCGCCACGAGCACCACAAACACGGAAAAGGCGAGGGCAAGAAATACGGTTACCATTTGGATTACTTGAGCACCAGCGTTCGCGTCGTGAAGAAAACGTCCAGGAAACACTCCAACACAAGAAGATTGTCGCATAATGACACGCCGTCGACCCCTGACGTAATTCCGACAACGAACCCCAAGATCGTTAACGCGAAGTCGAACAGTAGCGGAAAGAAGAAATTCAGACCGTTTAACGCTCTCGAGCAGATTGGTAACGCGTGCAATGAGTTCAGTTACGCGAGCAGGACGAAAGAGTCACCACACACTGGAAGGCgaacaaatatatatacaagGAACAATAATGATCAGCACAATCACACTTTCGAATATAGGGATTACAAGCCGAGCACAGCATCGGAAGATGTCGCCCGGTTGAAACGCTTAGAAATGTCTTACGCCGAAGTCCTCAGATTGCCAAACAAATCCAAAGTAAGCAATCgtagaaattaa